Proteins encoded within one genomic window of Streptomyces sp. NBC_00523:
- a CDS encoding NADPH-dependent FMN reductase, translated as MDLNTAESTATALPATAPLKVAVILASNREGRFAPVIADWFLAHADAHPAIETDVVDVAGLDLPTALSYRLEGDAREVLAGVSARLAEADAFVVVTPEYNHSYPAPLKNLIDWHRDEWQAKPVAFVSYGGVSGGLRAVEHLRQVFAELHSVSIRDTVSFHNAGAQFDDAGRHRDPAGPDAAVKTLLDQLVWWGRALRDAKRAHPYGG; from the coding sequence ATGGACCTCAACACCGCGGAATCCACCGCCACCGCCCTGCCCGCGACCGCCCCCCTGAAGGTGGCCGTCATCCTCGCCAGCAACCGCGAGGGCCGGTTCGCCCCCGTCATCGCCGACTGGTTCCTCGCCCACGCCGACGCGCATCCCGCGATCGAAACGGACGTGGTCGACGTCGCCGGTCTCGATCTGCCCACCGCCCTCTCCTACCGCCTGGAGGGCGACGCCCGGGAGGTGCTGGCCGGGGTCTCGGCGCGGCTGGCCGAGGCGGACGCCTTCGTCGTCGTCACCCCCGAGTACAACCACTCCTACCCGGCGCCCCTGAAGAACCTCATCGACTGGCACCGCGACGAGTGGCAGGCCAAACCCGTCGCGTTCGTCTCCTACGGCGGGGTCTCCGGCGGACTGCGGGCGGTCGAGCACCTGCGCCAGGTCTTCGCCGAGCTGCACTCCGTCTCGATTCGCGACACCGTCTCCTTCCACAACGCCGGTGCCCAGTTCGACGACGCGGGCAGGCACCGCGACCCGGCCGGCCCGGACGCCGCCGTGAAGACGCTGCTCGACCAGCTCGTCTGGTGGGGCCGCGCGCTGCGGGACGCGAAGAGGGCCCACCCGTACGGCGGCTGA
- a CDS encoding RNA polymerase sigma factor, translating into MQTRTVTEAERAPAVPVQARAAHHPEGVMEEPDEPPEPRGRPEAGPTSDLFRQYLREIGRIPLLTAADEVELARRIEAGLFAEERLARTPDPDTRLAVDLDRLVVMGRMAKRRLIEANLRLVVSVAKRYVGRGLTMLDLVQEGNLGLIRAVEKFDYARGYKFSTYATWWIRQAMSRALADQARTIRVPVHVVELINRVVRVQRRMLQERGYEPTPEEVAAHLDLTPERVGEILRLAQEPVSLHAPVGEEEDVSLGDLIEDGDAASPVESAAFLLLRQHLEAVLSTLGERERKVVQLRYGLVDGRPRTLEEIGRIFGVTRERIRQIESRTLTRLRDHASADQLRGYLD; encoded by the coding sequence GTGCAGACCCGGACCGTCACCGAAGCCGAGCGCGCCCCGGCCGTCCCCGTACAGGCCCGGGCGGCGCACCACCCCGAGGGGGTCATGGAGGAGCCGGACGAGCCCCCGGAGCCGCGCGGGAGACCGGAGGCCGGGCCCACCTCGGACCTGTTCCGCCAGTACCTGCGCGAGATCGGGCGCATCCCGCTGCTCACCGCCGCCGACGAGGTGGAGCTCGCCCGGCGCATCGAGGCCGGCCTGTTCGCCGAGGAACGCCTCGCCCGCACCCCGGACCCCGACACCCGCCTAGCCGTCGACCTGGACCGGCTCGTCGTCATGGGCCGCATGGCCAAGCGCCGCCTCATCGAGGCCAACCTGCGCCTCGTCGTCTCCGTCGCCAAGCGCTATGTGGGCCGCGGCCTGACCATGCTCGACCTCGTCCAGGAGGGGAACCTCGGGCTGATCCGCGCCGTCGAGAAGTTCGACTACGCGCGCGGCTACAAGTTCTCGACGTACGCGACCTGGTGGATCCGGCAGGCCATGTCCCGCGCCCTCGCCGACCAGGCCCGGACCATAAGGGTCCCGGTCCACGTCGTGGAGCTGATCAACCGCGTCGTCCGGGTCCAGCGCCGCATGCTCCAGGAACGCGGCTACGAGCCCACCCCCGAGGAGGTCGCCGCCCACCTCGACCTGACGCCCGAACGGGTCGGCGAGATCCTGCGCCTGGCCCAGGAACCCGTCTCGCTGCACGCCCCGGTCGGCGAGGAGGAGGACGTCTCGCTCGGCGACCTCATCGAGGACGGGGACGCCGCGTCCCCCGTGGAGTCCGCCGCCTTCCTGCTGCTGCGCCAGCACCTGGAGGCGGTCCTCTCCACCCTGGGTGAGCGCGAACGCAAGGTGGTCCAGCTGCGCTACGGGCTGGTCGACGGACGGCCCCGCACCCTGGAGGAGATCGGCCGCATCTTCGGCGTGACGCGCGAACGCATACGCCAGATCGAGTCCAGGACCCTCACCCGGCTCCGCGACCACGCCTCCGCCGACCAGCTCCGCGGCTACCTCGACTAG
- a CDS encoding Cof-type HAD-IIB family hydrolase, producing MIASDLDGTLLRGDGSLSPRTLRALRTAEEAGAEIVIVTARPPRFVDRLAEATGLVGTAVCSNGALVYDMASRSVVASQMLSLTVARQVATALAAAVPGVGFALETGNQVFYEPAYRLRLSEDEGAELPVASLAELWLTEAPVTKLLAWTEQLDADTLLAAARQGAGDTVQLTHSGGRGLLEISAPGVTKAGALSLLCAERGIEAADVIAFGDMPNDLTVLAWAGTGYAMANAHPAVLAAVETHARTNEEDGVAQVIEHLFAVRGRG from the coding sequence TTGATCGCCTCCGATCTCGACGGCACCCTTCTGCGCGGGGACGGCTCGCTCTCGCCCCGCACCCTGCGCGCCCTGCGCACCGCCGAGGAGGCCGGGGCGGAGATCGTCATCGTGACCGCCCGGCCGCCCCGCTTCGTGGACCGGCTGGCCGAGGCCACCGGCCTCGTGGGCACGGCGGTGTGCAGCAACGGGGCCCTCGTGTACGACATGGCGAGCCGCAGCGTCGTCGCCTCGCAGATGCTGTCCCTGACCGTGGCCCGGCAGGTCGCCACCGCGCTCGCCGCGGCCGTCCCCGGCGTCGGCTTCGCCCTGGAGACCGGCAACCAGGTCTTCTACGAACCGGCCTACCGGCTGCGCCTGTCCGAGGACGAGGGCGCCGAACTCCCCGTCGCCTCCCTCGCCGAGCTGTGGCTCACCGAGGCCCCCGTCACCAAGCTCCTCGCCTGGACGGAACAGCTCGACGCCGACACCCTGCTCGCCGCCGCCCGCCAGGGGGCCGGCGACACCGTCCAGCTCACCCACTCCGGCGGGCGCGGGCTGCTGGAGATCAGCGCCCCCGGCGTCACCAAGGCCGGCGCCCTCTCCCTGCTCTGCGCGGAGCGGGGCATCGAGGCGGCGGACGTCATCGCGTTCGGCGACATGCCCAACGACCTCACGGTCCTCGCCTGGGCCGGCACGGGCTACGCCATGGCCAACGCCCACCCGGCGGTCCTGGCCGCCGTGGAGACACACGCCCGGACCAACGAGGAGGACGGGGTGGCCCAGGTCATCGAGCACCTGTTCGCGGTGCGGGGGAGGGGCTGA
- a CDS encoding deoxyguanosinetriphosphate triphosphohydrolase: MNGTEGTDGTQHPGTAPYGAFDAERWDPEPDKRPGRTAFQRDRARVLHSAALRRLAGKTQVVTPGTRGPAWDASPRTRLTHSLECAQVGRELGAALGCDPDLVEAACLSHDMGHPPFGHNGEQALNDFASDCGGFEGNAQSLRLLTRLEPKRFVPDTRTGDLVSVGLNLTRAALDAATKYPWPRGAHPTDPGSPKFGVYEDDLPVFRWFREGAPRDRKCFEAQVMDWSDDVAYSVHDFEDGLHAGHIDPNCLEAEPERRDIWDVAIGRYVPADTDPQELADALDRLIAQEWWPHGYDGSAVAQARLKDATSQLIGRFCLAAETATRQAYGTGRLTRYAAELVVPRDARNECAVLKAIADRYVMQRAEQEEIRADQRIVIAELAAALTARAPEGLEPQLRALYEAAPDDRARKRVLVDQIAALTDASARTLHTHLTQGGVRHPE, encoded by the coding sequence ATGAACGGCACGGAAGGCACGGACGGCACACAGCACCCCGGTACGGCGCCCTACGGCGCGTTCGACGCCGAGCGCTGGGACCCCGAGCCGGACAAACGGCCCGGCCGCACCGCCTTCCAGCGCGACCGCGCCCGCGTGCTGCACTCCGCGGCGCTCCGCAGGCTCGCCGGGAAGACCCAGGTCGTCACGCCCGGCACCCGCGGCCCCGCCTGGGACGCCAGCCCGCGCACCCGGCTCACCCACTCCCTGGAGTGCGCCCAGGTCGGCCGCGAGCTGGGCGCCGCCCTCGGCTGCGACCCCGACCTCGTGGAGGCGGCCTGCCTCTCCCACGACATGGGACACCCGCCTTTCGGCCACAACGGCGAACAGGCGCTCAACGACTTCGCGTCCGACTGCGGCGGCTTCGAGGGCAACGCCCAGTCGCTGCGGCTGCTCACCCGCCTCGAACCCAAGCGCTTCGTCCCCGACACCCGCACCGGCGACCTGGTCAGCGTCGGCCTCAACCTCACCCGCGCCGCCCTCGACGCCGCCACCAAGTACCCCTGGCCCCGGGGCGCCCACCCCACCGACCCCGGCTCGCCCAAATTCGGGGTCTATGAGGACGACCTGCCGGTCTTCCGGTGGTTCCGCGAGGGCGCCCCCCGCGACCGCAAGTGCTTCGAGGCCCAGGTCATGGACTGGTCCGACGACGTGGCGTACTCCGTGCACGACTTCGAGGACGGGCTGCACGCGGGCCACATCGACCCCAACTGCCTGGAGGCCGAGCCGGAGCGCCGCGACATCTGGGACGTCGCCATCGGCCGCTACGTCCCCGCGGACACCGACCCGCAGGAGCTGGCCGACGCGCTCGACCGGCTCATCGCCCAGGAGTGGTGGCCGCACGGCTACGACGGGTCCGCCGTCGCCCAGGCCCGCCTCAAGGACGCCACCAGCCAGCTGATCGGCCGCTTCTGCCTCGCCGCCGAGACCGCCACCCGCCAGGCGTACGGCACCGGACGCCTCACCCGTTACGCCGCCGAGCTGGTCGTCCCGCGCGACGCGCGCAACGAGTGCGCGGTGCTCAAGGCCATCGCCGACCGCTACGTGATGCAGCGCGCCGAGCAGGAGGAGATCCGCGCCGACCAGCGCATCGTCATCGCCGAGCTGGCCGCCGCGCTCACCGCCCGCGCCCCCGAAGGGCTGGAACCGCAGCTGCGCGCGCTGTACGAGGCGGCGCCCGACGACCGCGCCCGCAAGCGGGTCCTCGTGGACCAGATCGCCGCCCTCACCGACGCCTCCGCCCGCACCCTGCACACCCACCTCACCCAAGGGGGCGTCCGCCACCCGGAGTGA
- the cutA gene encoding divalent-cation tolerance protein CutA: MTTTPAWLTVLTTTDSEEKARELARGVVEARLAACVQISAPVTSVYRWQNAIEATEEWQLFCKTTAERYEELEAHLQEAHDYETPEIIALPVLRGSARYLGWVSAETAPVTSV, from the coding sequence GTGACGACGACGCCGGCATGGCTGACCGTACTGACCACGACGGACAGCGAGGAGAAGGCGAGGGAGCTGGCGCGGGGAGTGGTCGAGGCGCGGCTCGCCGCGTGCGTGCAGATCTCCGCGCCCGTCACCTCCGTCTACCGCTGGCAGAACGCCATCGAGGCCACCGAGGAGTGGCAGCTGTTCTGCAAGACGACGGCCGAGCGGTACGAGGAGCTGGAGGCCCACCTCCAGGAGGCGCACGACTACGAGACCCCGGAGATCATCGCCCTGCCGGTGCTCCGGGGCAGCGCCCGCTACCTCGGCTGGGTCTCGGCCGAGACGGCCCCGGTCACCTCGGTCTGA
- a CDS encoding sirohydrochlorin chelatase, with protein sequence MHRIRHLPAHRPASAAPALVAVAHGSRDPRTPQAVAALLDRVRELRPGLDVRLGHIELNAPLLPDALDALGAGEAVLVPLLLGRGHHVKHDIPASVAAAPALRARVAAPLGPHPLLVEALHDRLTEAGWHASERGSAVVLAAAGSRDPESAADARHTARLLGERLGGVPVVPAYASAASPTVPAAVRALAARGHRRIAVASYFTAPGRFASAAAAHAPWIAAAPLGAHPALARLLLHRYDQARAAAGAALCDIPMNTRFAASA encoded by the coding sequence ATGCACCGCATCCGGCACCTTCCCGCGCACCGCCCGGCGTCCGCCGCCCCCGCCCTGGTCGCCGTCGCCCACGGCAGCCGGGACCCGCGCACCCCCCAGGCCGTCGCCGCGCTCCTGGACCGGGTCCGCGAACTGCGCCCCGGGCTCGACGTCCGCCTCGGCCACATAGAGCTCAACGCGCCGCTCCTGCCGGACGCCCTGGACGCCCTCGGTGCAGGCGAGGCCGTCCTCGTACCGCTGCTGCTCGGGCGCGGGCACCACGTCAAGCACGACATCCCCGCGTCCGTCGCCGCCGCCCCCGCCCTGCGGGCCCGGGTCGCCGCGCCGCTCGGGCCGCACCCGCTGCTGGTGGAGGCGCTGCACGACCGGCTCACCGAGGCCGGCTGGCACGCCTCGGAGCGGGGGAGCGCCGTCGTCCTCGCCGCCGCCGGGTCGCGCGACCCCGAATCGGCCGCCGACGCCCGGCACACCGCACGGCTCCTCGGCGAACGGCTCGGCGGCGTGCCCGTCGTGCCCGCGTACGCCTCCGCCGCCTCGCCCACCGTGCCCGCCGCCGTGCGCGCGCTCGCCGCCCGGGGCCACCGGCGGATCGCCGTCGCCTCCTACTTCACCGCGCCCGGGCGGTTCGCCTCGGCCGCCGCCGCCCACGCGCCGTGGATCGCCGCCGCCCCGCTCGGCGCCCACCCCGCGCTGGCCCGGCTGCTCCTGCACCGCTACGACCAGGCGCGGGCGGCGGCCGGAGCGGCCCTGTGCGACATACCTATGAACACACGCTTCGCCGCCTCCGCCTGA
- a CDS encoding SanA/YdcF family protein, whose translation MRRTPGAERARGVRLLRALRPRLPKTRRGRRRAVQGVMAACVLALAPATWLHVVADARIRTVEDVPARQVAVVFGAGLWDGKPSPYLANRLRTAAALYREGKVRVVLVTGDNSRVEYDEPDAMRAFLVGKGVPDDRIVSDFAGFDTWDSCVRAKKIFGVDRAVLVSQGFHIRRAIALCRAAGIDAYGVGVDARHDVTWYYGGTREVFAAGKAALDALFEPDPHFLGPRERGVDDALAAASR comes from the coding sequence ATGCGGCGGACACCGGGGGCCGAGCGGGCGCGGGGCGTCCGGCTGCTGAGAGCCCTGCGGCCCCGGCTGCCGAAAACTCGTCGGGGGCGGCGGCGGGCGGTGCAGGGGGTGATGGCCGCGTGTGTGCTGGCGCTCGCGCCGGCGACCTGGCTGCATGTGGTGGCCGATGCCCGGATCAGGACCGTCGAGGACGTGCCCGCACGGCAGGTCGCGGTGGTGTTCGGGGCCGGGCTGTGGGACGGGAAGCCGTCCCCGTACCTGGCGAACCGGCTGCGGACGGCCGCCGCGCTCTACCGGGAGGGCAAGGTGAGGGTCGTCCTGGTGACCGGGGACAACAGCCGCGTGGAGTACGACGAGCCGGACGCCATGCGGGCGTTCCTGGTCGGGAAGGGCGTGCCGGACGACCGGATCGTCAGCGACTTCGCGGGCTTCGACACCTGGGACTCGTGCGTGCGGGCGAAGAAGATCTTCGGCGTCGACCGGGCGGTGCTGGTGAGCCAGGGCTTCCACATCCGCCGCGCCATCGCGCTGTGCCGGGCGGCGGGGATCGACGCGTACGGGGTCGGGGTGGACGCCAGGCACGACGTCACCTGGTACTACGGCGGGACGCGGGAGGTGTTCGCGGCGGGGAAGGCGGCGCTCGACGCCCTGTTCGAGCCGGACCCGCACTTCCTGGGCCCCCGGGAACGGGGCGTGGACGACGCGCTGGCGGCGGCCTCCCGCTGA
- a CDS encoding ABC transporter ATP-binding protein → MAGPSGRMMAGGAPTERSMDFKGSSKRLLKRFAVEKNTLYVMLVAVACSVGLSVVGPKILGKATDLVFAGVVGRSMDAGTTKEQAVEGLRRSNSGLADMLAGVDFTPGQGIDFGAVGDILLTALAVYVGAGLLMLVSTRLSIRIINRVVFQLREDIQTKLSRLPLSYFDRAKRGEVLSRATNDIDNISQTMQQTMGQLINSLLTIIGVLVMMFWISPLLALVALVTVPLSVVVATKVGKRSQPQFVQQWKVTGKLNAHIEEMYTGHTLVKVFGRQEESAKDFAEQNEALYEAGFKAQFNSGIMQPLMMFVSNLNYVLIAVVGGLRVASGSLSIGDVQAFIQYSRQFSMPLTQVASMANLVQSGVASAERIFELLDAEEQEADPAKGEGEHPGILRGSVALEHVSFRYDPEKPLIEDLSLSVEPGHTVAIVGPTGAGKTTLVNLLMRFYEVTGGRITLDGVDIAKMSRADLRAGIGMVLQDTWLFGGTIAENIAYGASGDVSRERIEEAARAAHADRFIRTLPDGYDTVIDDEGSGVSAGEKQLITIARAFLSDPVILVLDEATSSVDTRTEVLIQKAMAGLAHGRTSFVIAHRLSTIRDADVILVMDNGSIVEQGTHDELLDAKGAYARLYAAQFAQAVAEVD, encoded by the coding sequence ATGGCCGGGCCTAGCGGACGCATGATGGCGGGCGGGGCGCCGACCGAGCGGTCCATGGACTTCAAGGGGTCCTCGAAGCGGCTGCTGAAGCGCTTCGCCGTCGAGAAGAACACCCTGTACGTGATGCTGGTCGCGGTCGCGTGCAGCGTCGGGCTCTCCGTGGTCGGCCCGAAGATCCTCGGCAAGGCGACGGACCTGGTCTTCGCCGGGGTCGTCGGCCGGTCCATGGACGCGGGGACGACCAAGGAACAGGCCGTGGAGGGCCTGCGCAGGAGCAACAGCGGCCTGGCCGACATGCTGGCCGGGGTGGACTTCACGCCGGGGCAGGGCATCGACTTCGGCGCGGTCGGCGACATCCTGCTGACGGCGCTCGCGGTGTACGTCGGCGCGGGGCTGCTGATGCTGGTGTCGACGCGGCTGTCGATCCGGATCATCAACCGGGTCGTGTTCCAGCTGCGCGAGGACATCCAGACGAAGCTGTCGCGGCTGCCGCTCTCGTACTTCGACCGCGCCAAGCGCGGCGAGGTGCTGAGCCGGGCGACGAACGACATCGACAACATCTCGCAGACGATGCAGCAGACGATGGGCCAGCTCATCAACTCCCTGCTGACGATCATCGGCGTGCTGGTGATGATGTTCTGGATCTCGCCACTCCTTGCGCTGGTCGCGCTGGTGACCGTGCCGCTGTCGGTGGTCGTGGCGACGAAGGTCGGCAAGCGCTCGCAGCCGCAGTTCGTCCAGCAGTGGAAGGTGACGGGCAAGCTCAACGCCCACATCGAGGAGATGTACACCGGCCACACCCTGGTGAAGGTGTTCGGCCGGCAGGAGGAGTCCGCGAAGGACTTCGCCGAGCAGAACGAGGCGCTGTACGAGGCCGGGTTCAAGGCGCAGTTCAACAGCGGGATCATGCAGCCCCTGATGATGTTCGTGTCGAACCTGAACTACGTGCTGATCGCCGTGGTCGGCGGGCTCCGGGTGGCGTCCGGCTCGCTGTCGATCGGTGATGTGCAGGCGTTCATCCAGTACTCGCGGCAGTTCTCGATGCCGCTGACCCAGGTCGCCTCGATGGCCAACCTGGTGCAGTCCGGTGTCGCCTCGGCGGAGCGGATCTTCGAGCTGCTGGACGCCGAGGAGCAGGAGGCCGACCCGGCGAAGGGCGAGGGCGAGCACCCCGGCATCCTGCGCGGCAGCGTCGCGCTGGAGCACGTGTCGTTCCGCTACGACCCGGAGAAGCCGCTCATCGAGGACCTGTCGCTGAGCGTCGAACCGGGCCACACGGTCGCGATCGTCGGCCCGACGGGCGCCGGCAAGACGACGCTGGTCAACCTGCTGATGCGGTTCTACGAGGTGACGGGCGGCCGGATCACGCTGGACGGCGTGGACATCGCGAAGATGTCCCGGGCGGACCTGCGTGCGGGCATCGGCATGGTCCTCCAGGACACCTGGCTGTTCGGCGGGACCATCGCGGAGAACATCGCCTACGGGGCCTCCGGGGACGTCAGCCGCGAGCGCATCGAGGAGGCGGCGCGGGCGGCCCACGCCGACCGCTTCATCCGGACCCTGCCGGACGGTTACGACACGGTGATCGACGACGAGGGCTCCGGGGTCAGCGCGGGCGAGAAGCAGCTGATCACGATCGCCCGGGCGTTCCTGTCCGACCCGGTGATACTCGTGCTGGACGAGGCGACCAGCTCCGTCGACACCCGGACCGAGGTGCTGATCCAGAAGGCGATGGCGGGCCTGGCGCACGGCCGTACGAGCTTCGTGATCGCGCACCGGCTCTCCACCATCCGGGACGCCGACGTCATCCTGGTCATGGACAACGGCTCGATCGTGGAGCAGGGCACGCACGACGAGCTGCTGGACGCGAAGGGCGCCTACGCCCGGCTGTACGCGGCGCAGTTCGCCCAGGCGGTCGCCGAGGTCGACTGA
- the dnaG gene encoding DNA primase produces MAGRINDDDVKAVRDAVPIDAVVSEYLQLRNAGGGNLKGLCPFHDEKSPSFQVSPSKGLFHCFGCQEGGDTIAFMQKIDHLTFAEVVERLAAKAGITLRYEEGGYNPSHQRGERIRLVEAHKAAAEFYVDQLNGPEAEIGRKFLADRGFDQAAAAHFGVGYSPAGWDHLTRFLRGKGFSDKELITSGLSQDGRRGPIDRFRGRLMWPIRDTAGDVVGFGARKLRDDDNGPKYLNTPETPIYKKSQVLYGIDLAKKEIAKSSRAVVVEGYTDVMACHLAGVTTAIATCGTAFGGDHIKILRRLLMDNGSARVIFTFDGDAAGQKAALRAFEDDQKFAAETYIAIAPDNMDPCDLRLVKGDDAVRDLVEPRTPLFEFALRQIVGRYDLETPAGRAAALDEAAPVVAKIKTGSVQREVAVQLAGFIGILDQEYVVHRINQLAQWARGRGGDRRGPGPAARGGARHQQVQAAPVPSGPALNLRSPAHRTERELLKLALQRPELVAPAFDAYGSDEFTAPPYAAVRQCVEEAGGAEQGLADSREYLVRVLDATPNESVRKLITELAVEVFHGKSIDETYAGEHLVKVRLRAVDRRINDVQSSLARLGSNVAPEHLAAAQNEVWVLQQYAQTLRNHGADAL; encoded by the coding sequence GTGGCAGGCAGGATCAATGACGACGATGTGAAGGCGGTACGGGACGCGGTCCCGATCGACGCCGTCGTTTCCGAGTACCTCCAGCTGCGCAACGCGGGCGGAGGCAACCTCAAGGGCCTCTGCCCCTTCCACGACGAGAAGTCCCCCTCCTTCCAGGTCAGTCCGAGCAAGGGTCTCTTCCACTGCTTCGGCTGCCAGGAGGGCGGCGACACGATCGCCTTCATGCAGAAGATCGACCACCTGACCTTCGCGGAGGTGGTCGAGCGGCTCGCCGCCAAGGCCGGCATCACCCTGCGCTACGAGGAGGGCGGCTACAACCCCTCCCACCAGCGCGGCGAGCGGATCCGGCTGGTCGAGGCGCACAAGGCGGCCGCCGAGTTCTACGTGGACCAGCTGAACGGCCCCGAGGCCGAGATCGGCCGCAAGTTCCTCGCGGACCGGGGCTTCGACCAGGCCGCCGCCGCCCACTTCGGCGTCGGCTACAGCCCGGCCGGCTGGGACCACCTCACCCGCTTCCTGCGCGGCAAGGGCTTCAGCGACAAGGAGCTGATCACCTCCGGCCTCTCCCAGGACGGCAGGCGCGGCCCCATCGACCGCTTCCGGGGCCGCCTGATGTGGCCCATCCGCGACACCGCCGGGGACGTCGTCGGCTTCGGCGCCCGCAAGCTCCGCGACGACGACAACGGCCCGAAGTACCTCAACACCCCCGAGACCCCGATCTACAAGAAGTCCCAGGTGCTGTACGGCATCGACCTGGCCAAGAAGGAGATCGCCAAGTCCAGCCGGGCCGTCGTGGTCGAGGGCTACACGGACGTGATGGCCTGCCACCTCGCCGGGGTCACCACCGCCATCGCCACCTGCGGCACCGCCTTCGGCGGCGACCACATCAAGATCCTCCGCCGTCTCCTCATGGACAACGGCAGCGCCCGCGTGATCTTCACCTTCGACGGCGACGCGGCCGGTCAGAAGGCCGCCCTGCGCGCCTTCGAGGACGACCAGAAGTTCGCCGCCGAGACGTACATCGCCATCGCCCCGGACAACATGGACCCGTGCGACCTGCGCCTGGTCAAGGGTGACGACGCCGTCCGCGACCTGGTCGAACCCCGCACCCCGCTCTTCGAGTTCGCGCTGCGCCAGATCGTCGGTCGCTACGACCTGGAGACCCCGGCCGGCCGCGCCGCCGCACTGGACGAGGCCGCCCCCGTCGTCGCCAAGATCAAGACCGGCAGCGTCCAGCGCGAGGTCGCCGTCCAGCTGGCCGGCTTCATCGGCATCCTGGACCAGGAGTACGTCGTCCACCGGATCAACCAGCTCGCCCAGTGGGCCCGCGGCCGGGGCGGCGACCGGCGCGGACCCGGCCCCGCCGCCCGCGGTGGCGCCCGCCACCAGCAGGTCCAGGCCGCACCCGTCCCCTCGGGACCCGCGCTCAACCTCCGCAGCCCCGCCCATCGCACCGAGCGCGAACTGCTCAAGCTCGCCCTCCAGCGCCCCGAGCTGGTCGCGCCCGCCTTCGACGCCTACGGCTCCGACGAGTTCACCGCACCGCCCTACGCCGCCGTGCGCCAGTGCGTCGAGGAGGCGGGCGGCGCCGAACAGGGCCTCGCCGACAGCCGCGAATACCTCGTCCGGGTGCTCGACGCCACGCCCAACGAATCCGTCCGCAAGCTGATCACCGAGCTCGCGGTCGAGGTCTTCCACGGCAAGTCCATCGACGAGACCTACGCCGGGGAGCACCTGGTCAAGGTCCGCCTGCGCGCTGTCGACCGCCGGATCAACGATGTCCAGAGCAGCCTGGCCCGCCTCGGCAGCAACGTGGCCCCCGAGCACCTCGCCGCCGCGCAGAACGAGGTCTGGGTCCTCCAGCAGTACGCCCAGACCCTGCGGAACCACGGCGCCGACGCCCTCTGA
- a CDS encoding NAD(P)/FAD-dependent oxidoreductase, with product MVDAHRTFVIVGGGLAGAKAAQTLRSEGFSGRVILIGDERDHPYERPPLSKGYLTGKEDRDSVFVHETAWYAGVEIELHLGQSVTDLNREARTVETGDGTVIHYDKLLLATGAEPRRLDVPGTDLAGVHHLRRLAHADRLRNVLAALGRDNGHLVIAGAGWIGLEVAAAARGYGAEVTVVEPEATPLLRVVGPEVGQIFTELHSDHGVRFHFGGRLTEIVGQDGMVLAVRTDDGEEHLAHDVLAAIGAAPRTALAEAAGLEIAPREQGGGIAVDASLRTSDPHIYAAGDVANAAHPLLGTRLRVEHWANALNGGPAAARAMLGQDVAYDRVPYFFSDQYDLGLEYSGWAPPGSYDQVVIRGDAGKRQFIAFWLKDRTVLAGMNVNVWDVTEHIQKLIRAGRPVDPDALADPSVPLETLV from the coding sequence GTGGTCGACGCACATCGGACGTTCGTCATCGTCGGCGGAGGGCTGGCCGGGGCGAAGGCAGCCCAGACCCTCCGGTCGGAGGGATTCAGCGGCCGGGTCATCCTGATCGGCGACGAGCGCGACCATCCGTACGAACGCCCGCCGCTGTCCAAGGGGTACCTGACCGGGAAGGAGGACCGCGACAGCGTCTTCGTCCACGAGACCGCCTGGTACGCGGGCGTCGAGATCGAGCTCCACCTCGGCCAGTCCGTGACCGACCTGAACCGCGAGGCGCGCACCGTCGAGACGGGCGACGGCACCGTCATCCACTACGACAAGCTGCTCCTCGCCACCGGCGCCGAGCCCCGCCGCCTCGACGTCCCGGGCACCGACCTGGCCGGCGTCCACCACCTGCGCCGCCTCGCCCACGCCGACCGGCTGCGCAACGTCCTCGCCGCCCTCGGCCGCGACAACGGCCACCTGGTCATCGCCGGGGCCGGCTGGATCGGCCTGGAGGTCGCGGCCGCCGCCCGCGGGTACGGCGCCGAGGTCACCGTGGTCGAACCGGAGGCGACCCCGCTGCTCCGGGTCGTCGGACCGGAGGTCGGCCAGATCTTCACCGAGCTCCACAGCGACCACGGCGTCCGCTTCCACTTCGGCGGCCGGCTCACCGAGATCGTCGGCCAGGACGGCATGGTCCTCGCGGTGCGCACCGACGACGGCGAGGAGCACCTCGCCCACGACGTGCTCGCCGCCATCGGCGCCGCCCCCCGCACCGCGCTCGCCGAGGCGGCCGGTCTGGAGATCGCCCCGCGCGAGCAGGGCGGCGGCATCGCCGTCGACGCCTCGCTGCGCACCAGCGACCCCCACATCTACGCGGCCGGTGACGTGGCGAACGCCGCCCATCCGCTGCTCGGGACCCGGCTGCGGGTCGAGCACTGGGCCAACGCGCTGAACGGCGGCCCGGCCGCGGCCCGCGCCATGCTCGGCCAGGACGTCGCCTACGACCGGGTGCCGTACTTCTTCTCCGACCAGTACGACCTGGGCCTGGAGTACTCCGGCTGGGCCCCGCCCGGCTCCTACGACCAGGTCGTCATCCGGGGCGACGCGGGCAAGCGCCAGTTCATCGCGTTCTGGCTGAAGGACCGCACCGTACTGGCCGGGATGAACGTCAACGTGTGGGACGTCACGGAGCACATCCAGAAGCTGATCCGGGCCGGCCGCCCCGTCGACCCGGACGCCCTGGCCGACCCCTCGGTGCCCCTGGAAACCCTGGTCTGA